One Jeotgalibaca porci genomic region harbors:
- a CDS encoding glycoside hydrolase family 1 protein, with product MNYKFPADFWWGSAISGPQTEGTVDGDGKGKSIWDHWYEESPELFFDQVGPGETSDVYNRYKEDIALMKQTGHNSLRTSIQWSRLIPDGSGEVNPEAVAFYNAYIDELIANDIEPFLNLYHFDMPLALQEKGGWESKEVVEAYVAYARKCFELFGDRVNKWFTNNEPIVPVEGGYLYKFHYPSIVDMKKAVQVAYHESLASAKAIQAYHEMNLGGQIGIVLNLTPSYPRDENDPEDVKAAKLADAFFNRSFLDPALRGEFPEDLVELLKELDYLPEYTAEELEIIKNNTVDLLGINYYQPRRIKKKESTERLSDKPMPDDYFDNYIWPERKMNPYRGWEIYEKGIYDCLINVRDNYGNIPCFISENGMGVEGEGRFINADGMIEDDYRIEFLKDHLSYVHKAIEEGCNVKGYHMWTCMDNWSWTNAYKNRYGFVSVDLDNNKKRTIKKSGHWFKEVADNNGF from the coding sequence ATGAATTACAAATTTCCAGCTGACTTCTGGTGGGGTTCTGCAATAAGCGGACCGCAAACAGAAGGAACAGTTGACGGTGACGGTAAAGGAAAGAGTATTTGGGATCACTGGTATGAAGAAAGCCCGGAGCTATTCTTCGATCAAGTTGGACCTGGTGAAACTTCAGATGTCTACAACCGTTACAAAGAAGATATTGCTTTAATGAAACAAACTGGTCATAACTCACTACGGACATCCATTCAATGGAGCCGTTTGATTCCTGATGGTTCAGGTGAAGTAAACCCCGAGGCAGTTGCATTCTACAATGCTTACATTGATGAATTGATTGCGAACGATATTGAACCATTCCTTAATCTTTACCACTTTGATATGCCCTTAGCACTACAAGAGAAAGGAGGATGGGAAAGCAAAGAAGTTGTAGAAGCATACGTTGCCTACGCACGTAAGTGTTTTGAATTATTTGGTGACCGTGTTAACAAATGGTTCACGAACAATGAACCAATCGTACCGGTTGAAGGTGGTTATTTATACAAATTCCACTACCCAAGTATTGTGGACATGAAAAAAGCAGTGCAAGTTGCTTATCATGAAAGCCTAGCAAGTGCGAAAGCTATTCAAGCGTATCACGAAATGAATCTCGGCGGACAAATTGGTATCGTGTTGAATCTAACACCAAGTTACCCACGTGATGAGAATGATCCGGAAGATGTGAAAGCTGCAAAACTTGCTGATGCATTTTTCAACCGTTCATTCTTGGACCCTGCCCTACGCGGTGAGTTCCCTGAAGATTTGGTCGAATTATTGAAAGAACTGGATTACTTACCTGAATATACGGCTGAAGAATTAGAGATTATTAAAAACAACACTGTGGACTTATTAGGTATTAACTACTACCAACCACGCCGTATCAAGAAAAAGGAAAGTACTGAAAGACTGTCTGACAAACCTATGCCAGATGATTACTTCGATAACTACATTTGGCCAGAACGTAAAATGAATCCATATCGTGGTTGGGAAATCTACGAAAAAGGGATTTATGATTGCTTGATAAACGTACGCGATAACTATGGAAATATTCCATGTTTCATTTCCGAAAACGGAATGGGTGTAGAAGGCGAAGGTCGTTTCATTAATGCTGATGGCATGATTGAAGATGATTACCGCATTGAATTCCTGAAAGATCACTTGTCATATGTACACAAAGCAATTGAAGAAGGTTGCAATGTTAAGGGATACCATATGTGGACATGCATGGATAACTGGTCTTGGACAAACGCATACAAAAACAGATACGGTTTTGTTTCCGTCGATTTAGACAACAACAAAAAACGTACCATCAAAAAGAGCGGCCATTGGTTTAAAGAAGTCGCAGATAATAACGGCTTCTAA
- a CDS encoding PspA/IM30 family protein: MSILGRFSDIISANVNAVIDRMEDPEKMIDQYLRDMMEDLAEVKQNTAGVMAEETRAKREVDQNEAEVNKYNELAKKALEAGNEDDARIFLSKKQEIESVGAGLATSYASAHENAVKMRQMHDKLAKDIETLRQRRSMIKGKMSVAKAQEKLNDVSENVTRSESAMGSFKRMEDKANRMLDEANAMSELNSEPVDSAKALEEKYASQTSAAVEDELERLKKDLGM; the protein is encoded by the coding sequence ATGTCAATTTTAGGACGCTTTTCAGATATTATCAGTGCAAATGTAAATGCTGTGATCGATCGCATGGAAGACCCGGAAAAAATGATTGATCAATATCTCCGTGATATGATGGAAGATTTAGCAGAGGTTAAACAAAATACTGCTGGTGTAATGGCAGAAGAAACACGTGCCAAACGCGAAGTAGACCAAAACGAGGCCGAAGTTAATAAATACAACGAACTTGCTAAGAAAGCTTTAGAAGCTGGCAACGAAGATGATGCCCGTATTTTCCTCTCTAAGAAACAAGAAATCGAAAGTGTTGGAGCTGGTCTCGCAACGAGCTATGCTTCTGCACACGAAAATGCAGTGAAGATGCGTCAGATGCATGACAAGTTAGCGAAAGATATTGAAACACTTCGTCAACGTCGTTCAATGATTAAAGGTAAGATGTCTGTTGCCAAAGCACAAGAAAAACTGAACGATGTTTCTGAAAACGTGACACGTTCTGAAAGTGCAATGGGTTCATTCAAACGTATGGAGGACAAAGCAAATCGTATGTTGGATGAAGCAAACGCAATGTCTGAGTTGAACTCTGAACCAGTTGACAGCGCAAAAGCTTTGGAAGAAAAATACGCTTCTCAAACTTCTGCAGCTGTTGAAGACGAATTAGAAAGATTGAAAAAAGATTTAGGTATGTAA
- a CDS encoding ABC transporter ATP-binding protein/permease produces the protein MLELKNITKEYRTGDQVVQALKGINLKFRSNEFVSILGQSGSGKTTLLNIIGGLDRYTEGDLLINDRSTKEYKDRDWDTYRNHSVGFIFQSYNLIPHQSVLSNVELALTLSGVSKDERRERAREVLEKVGLKDHVTKRPSQLSGGQMQRVAIARALINDPEILLADEPTGALDSETSLQIMALLQEIAADRLVIMVTHNPQLAEDYSTRIIKVLDGEIISDSNPASEIEIRDSKILKNDKTFMSFFTALSLSFNNLLTKKGRTLLTAFAGSIGIIGIALIMSLSNGVQNYIARIEEDTLSSYPLTIEESTLDMGMIMGALMGVNTEELDEVEEGEVAGTPIMTDVLATLASRKDSNNLTAFKEFLEEDAAVQENINAIQYSYNIPINIFNENGVDGVVQVNPSNVMNAIGMGQAMDAQTSNPLQSAMGGGGMMGASGVDSWKELLNNQELLESQYDTVSGRWPESFNEVILIVDENNRVSDYMLYSLGLLSQEELSESFQSILEGKDYELSDIPTYSNEELLGMTFKLVLNTDLYEKENNLWANRSDDQAFVDEVVANGEDMEIVGIMRPNPEAVTTGETGSIGYTSLLKEHIMQAVNGSEIVEEQINNPEINVFTGLEFPENANEEFDFAALSDEERAYMATLSEVELAELLNTYQDNFNATYESNLATLAAVDEEKPSAINLYAKDFETKDNLEAIISDYNTRETDAGRDENVITYSDLVGTIMSSVTSIINIISYVLIAFVGVSLVVSSIMIGIITYISVLERTKEIGILRSVGASKRDISRVFNAETFIIGLFSGLLGIGITALLNIPISVIIKNMTGISGIASLPIEGAAFLVLVSLVLTVIAGLIPARMAAKKDPVEALRSE, from the coding sequence ATGTTAGAGTTAAAAAATATTACAAAAGAATATCGAACGGGCGACCAAGTTGTCCAAGCGCTAAAAGGAATCAACTTAAAATTCCGCAGCAATGAATTTGTTTCGATTCTGGGTCAAAGTGGATCCGGTAAAACAACATTACTAAATATCATTGGCGGGTTGGACCGTTATACAGAAGGCGACTTGCTGATTAACGATCGTTCAACCAAGGAGTATAAAGACCGTGACTGGGATACATACCGTAACCACTCTGTCGGTTTTATTTTCCAAAGTTACAACTTAATTCCGCATCAAAGTGTCTTGTCAAACGTCGAGTTAGCTTTGACATTGTCTGGTGTTTCCAAAGATGAGCGTCGTGAACGCGCGCGCGAAGTATTGGAAAAGGTTGGGTTGAAGGACCATGTTACGAAACGTCCGAGCCAACTATCAGGTGGACAAATGCAACGGGTGGCAATTGCCCGTGCTTTGATTAACGATCCAGAAATCCTTTTGGCGGATGAACCAACCGGAGCATTGGACTCAGAAACGAGTTTGCAAATCATGGCATTGTTGCAAGAAATTGCGGCAGACCGCTTAGTTATCATGGTAACGCATAACCCGCAGTTGGCAGAAGATTATTCTACGCGTATTATCAAAGTTTTGGATGGTGAAATCATCAGCGACTCCAATCCAGCGAGCGAAATCGAAATACGCGACAGTAAGATTTTGAAAAATGATAAGACATTCATGTCCTTCTTTACAGCTTTGAGTTTGAGTTTCAATAACTTATTGACGAAAAAAGGGCGAACACTGTTAACGGCATTTGCAGGAAGCATCGGGATTATTGGTATTGCTTTAATTATGTCCCTTTCAAACGGTGTGCAAAATTATATTGCTCGTATTGAAGAAGATACCTTGTCTTCGTATCCTTTAACGATTGAAGAATCAACTTTAGATATGGGAATGATTATGGGTGCCTTGATGGGTGTCAACACGGAAGAGTTGGACGAAGTTGAAGAGGGCGAAGTCGCAGGGACACCGATTATGACCGATGTATTGGCTACATTGGCAAGTCGCAAAGATTCAAATAACTTAACTGCCTTCAAAGAATTTTTGGAAGAAGACGCAGCTGTTCAAGAGAACATCAATGCGATTCAGTACAGCTACAATATTCCGATTAACATTTTCAACGAGAATGGTGTCGATGGTGTTGTGCAGGTAAATCCTTCGAATGTTATGAATGCAATTGGCATGGGTCAAGCGATGGATGCTCAAACCTCTAATCCGTTGCAAAGTGCAATGGGTGGCGGCGGAATGATGGGGGCATCTGGTGTCGATTCTTGGAAAGAATTATTGAATAATCAAGAATTGTTGGAGAGCCAGTATGATACAGTAAGCGGACGTTGGCCTGAATCTTTTAACGAAGTTATTTTAATCGTTGATGAGAATAACCGCGTCAGTGACTATATGCTTTATTCATTAGGTTTGTTGAGTCAGGAAGAATTAAGTGAAAGTTTCCAATCCATTTTGGAAGGCAAAGATTATGAACTATCGGACATTCCGACTTACTCCAATGAAGAGTTGTTAGGCATGACATTTAAATTAGTATTAAATACCGACCTTTATGAAAAAGAAAACAACTTGTGGGCGAACCGCAGTGATGATCAAGCGTTTGTGGATGAAGTAGTTGCAAACGGCGAAGACATGGAAATCGTAGGAATCATGCGTCCGAATCCGGAAGCTGTTACTACCGGCGAAACAGGTTCAATCGGCTACACAAGCTTATTGAAAGAACATATCATGCAAGCCGTAAATGGTTCAGAGATTGTGGAAGAACAAATCAATAATCCCGAAATCAACGTTTTCACAGGTCTGGAATTCCCAGAAAATGCCAACGAAGAATTTGATTTCGCAGCATTGTCAGACGAAGAACGCGCATATATGGCGACTCTTTCCGAAGTGGAATTGGCAGAATTGTTGAATACTTACCAAGACAATTTCAACGCCACATACGAAAGCAACTTGGCAACCTTAGCAGCTGTAGATGAAGAAAAACCATCTGCGATTAACCTGTACGCAAAAGATTTCGAAACAAAAGATAATCTGGAAGCAATTATTTCCGATTACAACACACGTGAAACAGATGCAGGTCGCGACGAAAATGTCATTACTTACAGTGACTTAGTTGGAACAATCATGTCATCTGTTACATCTATCATTAATATTATCAGCTATGTTCTGATTGCGTTCGTTGGAGTATCTTTAGTGGTATCTTCCATCATGATCGGAATTATCACATACATCTCTGTGTTAGAACGTACCAAAGAAATTGGAATCCTGCGAAGCGTAGGGGCATCCAAGCGTGATATTTCCCGCGTATTTAATGCGGAAACATTTATCATTGGTTTGTTCTCTGGACTATTGGGAATTGGTATCACAGCGTTACTGAATATTCCAATCAGTGTCATTATTAAAAATATGACTGGTATTTCAGGCATCGCATCCTTACCAATTGAAGGTGCAGCCTTCCTAGTCCTTGTAAGCTTAGTGTTGACAGTCATCGCTGGACTAATCCCCGCTCGAATGGCAGCCAAGAAAGATCCAGTAGAAGCATTACGCTCAGAATAA
- a CDS encoding nuclease-related domain-containing protein, producing MKPNTLRVMEALNGRLTFNDEQFRYLRNMQGGYNGECEFVAVMEDLKCPHILQRDLYFEPKFSGPIQIDFLLLIGNTAVIYEVKNYSGVWQYSEEAYRQKEFERANPLIQLARTKQNFKALLRELGYTHVTVDAVVFHVGTTFTLLGAPENRNVILPTQIQEHVTKLNQYQYDVSQSLVDLAGQLELAVRVAPPFTKMIPEYSFGSLKKGLKCEACAGFVEQFSQRICLCPSCGHKTNRADAVEAAITDYEFLFSDRKLSGSVLAEWCGGLISQSHIRSVIRMRNADSNRK from the coding sequence ATGAAGCCAAATACGTTAAGAGTGATGGAAGCTTTAAACGGACGCTTAACATTTAACGATGAGCAGTTCCGTTATTTGCGAAACATGCAAGGTGGATACAATGGTGAGTGTGAATTTGTTGCGGTGATGGAGGATTTAAAATGCCCCCATATTTTGCAGCGTGATTTGTATTTTGAACCGAAGTTTTCGGGTCCGATACAGATCGATTTTTTGTTGCTGATTGGGAATACTGCGGTTATTTACGAAGTTAAAAATTATTCCGGCGTGTGGCAGTATTCGGAAGAAGCGTATCGCCAAAAAGAATTCGAGCGCGCCAATCCCCTCATTCAGTTAGCGCGAACGAAGCAGAATTTCAAGGCATTGCTGCGGGAGCTGGGATATACGCACGTAACTGTGGATGCGGTGGTGTTTCATGTCGGTACTACCTTTACGTTGCTCGGCGCGCCGGAGAATCGGAATGTCATTTTACCGACCCAAATTCAGGAACACGTGACGAAATTAAATCAGTACCAGTATGATGTGTCGCAGTCATTAGTTGATCTGGCCGGTCAGCTGGAACTTGCGGTGCGCGTCGCACCGCCGTTTACAAAGATGATTCCGGAGTATAGCTTTGGATCATTGAAGAAGGGATTAAAGTGTGAAGCATGTGCTGGATTTGTCGAGCAGTTTTCGCAACGGATTTGCCTCTGCCCGTCATGCGGCCACAAGACTAACCGCGCCGATGCTGTCGAGGCGGCCATCACAGACTATGAATTTTTATTCTCGGATCGGAAGTTGAGTGGTTCTGTTTTGGCAGAGTGGTGTGGCGGTTTGATTTCGCAGTCACATATTCGAAGTGTTATCAGGATGAGAAACGCTGACTCAAACCGAAAATAA
- a CDS encoding methyl-accepting chemotaxis protein: MKKRQSKTRKAHTVKFGIKAKLIAIIIPTIATAVVTILFLTFNSSEKIIIDYGMKMVASESATSASKVETWAQGIFSYLEEARNTLKTVSFDEESEMAYLKTSLNRNESYPNGIYIGESSGNYIDPSGWVPDADYDFRSRKWYQEGIDNETFTFGAAYLDDISEEYVVSATTRLNTARGLARVAAIDIALTEVSDMIGAIELMKTGAAMLVDAKTNTIIAHSNPDYIATVISEESEDPLFRSIFEKIASEETETFETDIYLANLQTIANTSWVLASYVPRSEVVSQLNGLRNTIMIIALVAIIGLMVVIERTVHFIIRPINELTSHIVQITEGDFTVVIEPKNNDEITVMGERLRVFVETMRQMLGGITDTAAHLRNQSQESRSVVVNVQQSTDIQSLSMEQLSVAVEELAKSTFEMVEHATGLATVVSETSSKGSEAKAHMQETVSVSEQGKMNMDQINASMTVVEQTVASLIGTISEIETSNHKINKIVDVMSGIAAQTHLLALNASIEAARAGESGRGFAVVADEVRKLAESSSESAKGISELINEVNSQVTSTIEKSSESAESIKDSAQLVGGASKTFTEIYDHVDETSRLLNAILTQIMDVDEVANSVAAITEEQSAGTEEIVATIQELSQQSHHIAKENNGIEKNASEVQRAAEALEADLAKFKI; the protein is encoded by the coding sequence GTGAAAAAAAGGCAGTCAAAAACTCGTAAAGCACATACAGTAAAATTTGGTATCAAAGCAAAGTTAATTGCAATTATTATTCCAACTATCGCAACAGCCGTCGTCACAATACTGTTCCTTACTTTTAATTCATCTGAAAAAATTATTATCGATTACGGAATGAAAATGGTAGCATCAGAATCCGCCACTAGTGCCAGCAAGGTTGAAACATGGGCACAAGGTATTTTTTCTTATTTAGAAGAAGCACGAAATACACTGAAAACGGTTTCTTTTGATGAAGAAAGCGAAATGGCGTACTTAAAAACATCTTTAAACAGAAATGAGAGCTACCCGAATGGGATTTATATAGGAGAGAGTTCAGGTAATTATATTGATCCTTCTGGTTGGGTTCCGGATGCGGATTATGATTTCAGATCCCGGAAGTGGTATCAGGAAGGTATTGATAATGAGACGTTTACATTTGGTGCAGCTTATTTAGATGATATTTCTGAAGAATATGTGGTGAGTGCAACCACACGTTTGAACACGGCAAGAGGACTCGCGCGCGTTGCGGCCATTGATATTGCCTTAACCGAAGTATCGGATATGATTGGTGCAATCGAACTAATGAAAACGGGTGCAGCGATGCTAGTGGATGCGAAAACGAATACGATTATCGCTCATAGCAACCCGGATTATATTGCAACGGTAATTTCGGAAGAGAGTGAAGACCCGTTGTTCCGAAGTATATTTGAAAAAATAGCGAGTGAAGAGACAGAGACGTTTGAAACGGACATTTATTTAGCTAATCTTCAGACAATCGCAAATACGAGCTGGGTATTGGCTTCTTATGTCCCACGTTCCGAAGTTGTGAGCCAATTAAATGGATTGAGAAATACTATTATGATTATTGCTTTGGTTGCTATTATTGGGTTAATGGTGGTTATTGAAAGAACGGTTCATTTCATCATACGTCCGATTAATGAATTAACGTCTCACATCGTGCAAATAACAGAGGGTGATTTTACCGTTGTCATCGAACCCAAAAATAACGATGAAATTACCGTCATGGGAGAACGTTTGCGTGTGTTTGTAGAAACGATGCGCCAGATGCTTGGTGGTATTACTGATACAGCAGCGCATTTGAGAAATCAGTCGCAAGAAAGCCGCAGTGTCGTTGTGAACGTGCAACAATCGACTGATATTCAATCACTCTCTATGGAACAACTGAGTGTGGCTGTTGAAGAACTGGCTAAATCAACTTTTGAAATGGTTGAACACGCGACCGGGCTTGCGACGGTTGTTTCGGAAACGAGCAGCAAAGGTTCGGAAGCGAAAGCACATATGCAGGAGACCGTTTCTGTTTCCGAACAAGGGAAAATGAATATGGATCAAATCAATGCGTCCATGACAGTTGTAGAGCAGACTGTAGCTTCTTTAATCGGGACTATTTCTGAAATCGAAACGTCGAATCATAAAATTAACAAGATCGTCGATGTCATGAGTGGTATCGCTGCTCAAACGCACCTGCTCGCATTAAATGCCAGTATTGAAGCAGCGCGTGCGGGAGAGTCTGGACGAGGATTCGCCGTAGTGGCTGACGAAGTGCGAAAATTAGCAGAAAGCAGTTCGGAATCGGCAAAAGGCATTTCTGAACTGATTAACGAAGTGAACAGTCAAGTGACAAGTACGATTGAAAAGAGCTCGGAAAGTGCCGAAAGCATTAAGGACAGTGCGCAACTAGTTGGTGGAGCCAGCAAAACGTTCACTGAAATTTATGACCATGTTGACGAAACCAGCCGTCTATTAAATGCAATTTTAACTCAGATAATGGATGTGGACGAAGTGGCTAACTCTGTTGCAGCAATCACAGAAGAACAATCGGCTGGTACTGAAGAAATTGTTGCGACCATTCAGGAACTGTCCCAACAATCGCATCATATCGCAAAAGAAAATAACGGAATCGAAAAAAATGCCAGTGAAGTGCAACGCGCTGCCGAAGCTCTTGAAGCCGATTTAGCAAAATTCAAAATATAA
- a CDS encoding DUF1846 domain-containing protein, whose protein sequence is MNKIGFDSKKYIEEQTRYISERVNDYDKLYLEFGGKLIGDKHAKRVLPGFDEDAKLKILQRLADKSEIVICVYAGDIERNKIRGDYGITYDMEVFRLIDEFREYGLLVNSVVITRYHGQPNTKLFINKLEKRDIKVYRHQSIDGYPSNIEMIVSEEGFGSNPYIETTRPIVVMTAPGGGSGKLATCLNQLYHENQMGRTAGYSKFETFPVWNVPLKHPLNMAYEAATVDLRDVNMIDNFHFEKYNEVAVNYNRDIEIFPVIKRIIEKITQKESVYQSPTDMGVNRVGFGIVDDEVVRAASKQEIIRRSFAIESDFKKGLLSEDVVYRMKILLDEAELTPTDRLSVQPARDYADECRKRFETNDTQAVIAFELNDGQIVTGRTSNLMDSSSAAILNSIKKLANVGDEIPLLSLTILETIQKTKSDVLHNRRPILNANEILIALAISAVTNPTAQLCYNKLSELEGVQAHSTVMLKKDDEQILRNLGIDITSDAQYPSENLYYI, encoded by the coding sequence ATGAATAAAATAGGATTTGATTCAAAAAAGTACATCGAAGAACAGACACGTTATATTTCTGAACGCGTCAATGATTACGATAAACTTTATCTAGAATTCGGTGGGAAATTAATTGGCGATAAACATGCAAAAAGGGTCCTACCTGGTTTCGATGAAGATGCGAAATTAAAAATTTTACAACGCTTGGCAGATAAATCCGAGATCGTGATTTGTGTGTATGCGGGCGATATCGAACGTAATAAAATTCGTGGGGATTACGGCATTACATATGATATGGAAGTCTTCCGCTTAATCGATGAATTCCGTGAGTACGGCCTTTTGGTAAACAGTGTTGTGATTACACGTTACCACGGCCAACCAAACACCAAACTGTTTATCAATAAACTAGAAAAACGCGATATCAAGGTATACCGTCACCAAAGTATCGACGGCTATCCATCTAATATTGAAATGATAGTGAGTGAAGAAGGGTTCGGTTCGAATCCATATATTGAAACAACGCGCCCGATTGTTGTTATGACAGCTCCAGGTGGTGGTAGTGGGAAATTGGCGACATGCTTGAACCAACTGTATCACGAAAATCAAATGGGCCGGACTGCCGGTTATTCCAAGTTCGAGACTTTCCCGGTTTGGAATGTACCATTGAAGCATCCGTTGAACATGGCCTATGAAGCAGCGACGGTTGATTTGAGAGATGTAAATATGATTGATAACTTCCACTTTGAGAAATATAACGAGGTAGCAGTTAACTATAACCGCGATATTGAGATTTTTCCGGTCATCAAACGTATTATTGAAAAAATTACGCAAAAAGAATCTGTCTATCAATCGCCAACGGACATGGGTGTGAACCGGGTTGGATTTGGTATCGTGGATGATGAAGTCGTGCGTGCTGCATCCAAGCAAGAAATAATCCGTCGAAGCTTTGCGATTGAATCTGATTTCAAAAAAGGTCTTCTAAGTGAAGATGTTGTGTATCGGATGAAAATATTGTTGGATGAAGCGGAACTGACACCAACGGACCGTCTTTCTGTTCAACCAGCTCGAGATTATGCCGATGAATGCCGTAAACGCTTTGAGACAAACGATACACAGGCAGTTATTGCATTTGAATTGAATGATGGTCAAATTGTTACCGGACGGACATCCAATCTGATGGATTCCTCATCTGCAGCGATTTTGAACTCGATTAAAAAATTGGCAAATGTCGGCGATGAAATTCCATTGCTGTCGTTGACTATTCTTGAAACGATTCAAAAAACGAAATCGGATGTCTTGCATAATCGTCGTCCCATTTTAAATGCGAATGAAATACTGATTGCCCTTGCCATCAGTGCCGTAACCAATCCGACAGCACAACTTTGCTATAACAAGTTATCTGAGCTGGAAGGTGTGCAAGCACACTCAACAGTTATGTTGAAAAAAGATGACGAACAAATATTACGTAACTTGGGAATTGATATTACCAGCGACGCACAATACCCATCAGAAAACCTTTATTACATATAA
- a CDS encoding DNA/RNA non-specific endonuclease: MTRSRKKKDEIDVNLKVISSVLTVAATLFIFLTQPLPVIHNFVESLLMTQTIPESELTYLEYDGVNQVIEVNDNMPEFSEDELSLEDGSWQAFTELDRLNRVGPAHAMLGVDLFPTEERVGLYIDPTGWKQKKLANGQWLYNRSHLIGFQLTGENNNIRNLMTGTRSLNNPNMLRFENDIAYYLKQTKNHVRYMVRPIFRDEEKVARGVQLMAQSVEDEGLRFNVYIFNVQEGYEINYSDGSSKKVAK, encoded by the coding sequence ATGACAAGAAGTAGAAAAAAGAAAGACGAAATAGATGTAAATTTAAAAGTGATATCTAGTGTATTGACGGTTGCAGCCACACTGTTTATCTTCTTAACGCAGCCGTTGCCGGTTATACATAACTTTGTCGAATCACTTTTGATGACACAGACGATTCCAGAATCCGAACTGACATACTTAGAGTATGACGGTGTCAATCAAGTCATCGAAGTGAACGACAACATGCCTGAGTTTTCAGAAGATGAATTATCATTGGAAGACGGCAGTTGGCAGGCATTTACAGAACTGGACCGCTTAAACCGAGTGGGTCCGGCTCACGCTATGTTGGGAGTCGATCTGTTTCCAACTGAAGAGCGTGTGGGCTTATATATCGATCCGACTGGTTGGAAACAAAAGAAACTGGCTAACGGACAATGGTTATATAACCGCAGTCATTTAATTGGTTTCCAACTAACCGGAGAGAACAACAATATCCGTAATTTAATGACGGGAACACGAAGTCTGAACAACCCCAATATGTTACGGTTCGAAAACGATATTGCTTATTATTTGAAGCAGACGAAAAACCACGTGCGTTATATGGTCCGCCCGATTTTCAGAGATGAAGAAAAAGTGGCCCGTGGTGTACAGTTGATGGCTCAGTCGGTTGAAGATGAAGGCTTGCGTTTTAATGTCTATATCTTCAACGTCCAAGAAGGTTATGAGATTAATTACAGTGATGGTTCCAGCAAGAAAGTGGCAAAATAG
- a CDS encoding Crp/Fnr family transcriptional regulator — protein sequence MSKHSRDHVHSCVSLVPIFNHLEKEQMDEISATAHTRRFKKGERLYQPLDESDSLYIVHKGFVRIYRLTENGKEQLVRFLGPGDFTGEMALFRSSLHDSFAEATRDTAVCVITKDDLQPLLATYPAISLKILAEFSNRLEQSERQTTLVATEKVENRLAMFLVELLEEGSNIATLPMTKKDLASFLGTTPETISRKLGAMEDRGLIRHISNREIAIMDADELLLG from the coding sequence GTGTCTAAACATTCACGCGACCACGTTCATTCGTGTGTCTCGCTTGTACCGATCTTCAACCACTTAGAAAAAGAACAAATGGACGAAATTTCAGCAACTGCTCACACCCGACGCTTTAAAAAAGGTGAACGCCTTTATCAGCCTCTGGATGAATCCGATTCTTTATATATTGTGCATAAAGGATTTGTGCGGATTTATCGTTTGACAGAAAACGGTAAAGAACAGTTAGTTCGCTTTCTGGGACCTGGCGACTTCACCGGAGAAATGGCTTTATTCCGCTCTTCGCTTCATGATTCGTTCGCAGAAGCGACGCGCGATACGGCTGTTTGCGTTATCACCAAAGATGATTTACAGCCTTTGTTGGCCACTTATCCTGCTATTTCATTGAAAATATTAGCGGAATTTTCCAATCGTTTGGAACAATCTGAACGTCAGACAACACTTGTCGCAACTGAAAAAGTGGAAAATCGTTTAGCGATGTTCCTCGTGGAATTGTTGGAAGAAGGTTCAAACATTGCTACGTTACCGATGACTAAAAAAGATTTAGCTTCATTCTTGGGGACAACACCTGAAACAATCAGTCGAAAACTTGGGGCAATGGAAGACCGCGGTTTAATTCGACACATTTCGAACAGAGAGATTGCGATTATGGATGCCGATGAATTGTTACTCGGGTAA
- a CDS encoding putative heavy metal-binding protein, which yields MIITTTNSIEGRTIVSYEDVVFGEVISGINFMKDIGAGMRNFFGGRSQGYEEEIVMAREQALTEMESRALDLGADAVIGVKMDYETLGADNGMIMVTCSGTAVKLN from the coding sequence ATGATTATCACAACTACAAATAGTATTGAAGGTAGAACAATCGTATCCTATGAAGATGTTGTTTTTGGCGAAGTTATTTCCGGAATTAATTTTATGAAAGATATCGGTGCAGGGATGCGGAACTTTTTTGGTGGCCGCTCGCAAGGTTACGAGGAAGAAATCGTTATGGCGCGTGAACAAGCTCTAACTGAAATGGAGAGTCGTGCCCTTGATTTAGGTGCAGACGCCGTTATCGGTGTAAAGATGGATTATGAAACTCTTGGTGCGGATAACGGTATGATTATGGTGACTTGCAGTGGAACCGCCGTTAAACTAAATTGA